In Arthrobacter sp. PAMC25284, a single genomic region encodes these proteins:
- a CDS encoding aspartate ammonia-lyase, whose amino-acid sequence MTDPVAATFRSEHDLLGDRDVPADAYWGVHTLRAVENFPITGQPLSSNMYLVRGLAAVKLAAARTNHELGLLNDERAHAIAGACADIMDGKFSEQFVVDVIQGGAGTSSNMNANEVIANRALEILGHPKGDYARLHPNDHVNLSQSTNDVYPTAVKLGTIFAARELLAALTELEEAFAAKATEFRTVVKMGRTQLQDAVPMTLGQEFGTYAVTIGEDRLRLAEADLLIHEINLGATAIGTGLNAPAGYAEAACRHLAEITGLPLVTAVDLIEATQDVGAFVHLSGVLKRVAVKLSKICNDLRLLSSGPRAGFGEINLPAVQSGSSIMPGKINPVIPEVVSQVAYEVVGNDVTITMAAEAGQLQLNAFEPIIVHSLHKSISHLDAACRTLTARCVRGITANTEHLRLTVEQSIGLVTALNPHLGYATATAIAQEALATGKGVAELVLEHGLLTAEQLTDLLSPQRLANLSK is encoded by the coding sequence ATGACCGATCCCGTTGCCGCCACGTTCCGCTCCGAGCACGACCTGCTGGGCGACCGCGACGTCCCCGCCGACGCGTACTGGGGCGTCCACACCCTCCGCGCGGTGGAAAACTTCCCCATCACCGGCCAGCCGCTTTCCTCGAACATGTACCTGGTCCGCGGGCTGGCCGCCGTGAAACTCGCCGCGGCGCGCACCAACCACGAACTCGGGCTCCTCAACGACGAGCGCGCCCATGCCATCGCGGGTGCCTGCGCGGACATCATGGACGGCAAGTTCAGTGAGCAGTTCGTCGTCGATGTCATCCAGGGCGGCGCCGGCACGTCCTCGAACATGAACGCCAACGAAGTCATTGCCAACCGGGCGCTGGAAATCCTGGGCCACCCCAAGGGTGACTACGCCCGGCTGCACCCGAACGATCACGTCAACCTCAGCCAGTCCACCAACGACGTGTACCCCACCGCGGTGAAACTGGGCACCATCTTCGCCGCCCGGGAACTGCTGGCAGCCCTGACCGAACTTGAAGAGGCCTTCGCCGCCAAGGCCACTGAGTTCCGCACCGTCGTGAAAATGGGACGCACCCAACTGCAGGATGCCGTCCCCATGACCCTGGGCCAGGAATTCGGCACCTACGCCGTGACCATCGGCGAAGACCGGTTGCGACTGGCCGAGGCCGACCTGCTCATCCACGAGATCAACCTCGGCGCCACCGCGATCGGCACGGGCCTCAACGCCCCCGCCGGTTACGCCGAGGCCGCCTGCCGGCACCTGGCCGAGATCACCGGTCTGCCGCTGGTGACCGCAGTCGACCTGATCGAGGCCACCCAGGATGTCGGCGCCTTTGTGCACCTCTCCGGGGTACTCAAGCGCGTGGCCGTCAAGCTGTCCAAGATCTGCAACGACCTCCGCTTGCTGTCCTCCGGCCCGCGTGCCGGGTTCGGCGAGATCAACCTCCCTGCCGTCCAGTCCGGTTCATCCATCATGCCCGGCAAGATCAACCCGGTGATCCCGGAAGTGGTCAGTCAGGTCGCCTACGAGGTGGTCGGCAACGACGTCACCATCACCATGGCAGCCGAAGCCGGACAGCTGCAGCTCAACGCCTTCGAGCCGATCATCGTCCACAGCCTCCACAAGAGCATCTCCCACCTTGATGCAGCCTGCCGCACCCTGACGGCACGCTGCGTCCGGGGCATCACGGCCAACACCGAACACCTCCGGCTCACGGTGGAACAGTCCATCGGACTGGTCACGGCTCTCAACCCGCACCTTGGCTACGCCACAGCTACGGCCATCGCCCAGGAAGCCCTGGCCACCGGCAAGGGCGTTGCCGAGCTCGTTCTGGAACACGGGCTGCTCACCGCCGAGCAGCTCACGGACCTCCTCAGCCCGCAACGCCTGGCAAACCTCAGCAAGTAA
- a CDS encoding asparaginase, with protein sequence MPFPAPASVPVPGDTGLPKHVQLAAQTRDGLVESIHYGSLIAVAGDAAGTRTLFSAGDPLAPFYPRSSLKPLQAVAMVRAGLDLPTDLLALTAASHSGAAMHRSGAARILDLHGLTSADLENSTDLPYGTAEREEWLRGGGQPTQLAQNCSGKHAAMAATCVINGWPVRGYLETGHPLQQLVAGTVQELTGEKPAGASTDGCGTPLFALTLRGMARAFGRLASAGAPDRMAEGDSPARTPEAAVAHAMRQHPEMVAGEGRDVTALMRLAPGLLAKDGFEGVQLVGFPDGRALAVKISDGGDRARMPVTVHALKALDVDTAPLAGIATQAVLGGGRPVGLLQATDFLLRPETFQGQP encoded by the coding sequence ATGCCGTTCCCCGCCCCCGCCAGCGTCCCCGTCCCGGGCGACACCGGCCTTCCAAAGCACGTCCAGCTCGCCGCCCAGACGCGCGACGGACTGGTCGAAAGCATCCACTACGGCTCCCTGATCGCCGTCGCCGGCGACGCAGCCGGCACCCGGACCCTCTTCTCCGCCGGCGATCCGCTGGCTCCGTTCTACCCGCGGTCCTCGCTCAAGCCACTCCAGGCCGTGGCCATGGTCCGGGCCGGGCTGGACCTCCCGACCGACCTCCTGGCACTCACGGCGGCCAGCCACTCCGGCGCTGCCATGCACCGCTCCGGCGCCGCCCGGATCCTGGACCTACACGGGCTCACCTCGGCAGACCTTGAGAACAGCACCGATCTGCCCTATGGCACTGCCGAGCGCGAAGAGTGGCTCCGCGGCGGAGGGCAGCCCACCCAACTGGCCCAGAACTGCTCGGGCAAGCACGCCGCCATGGCCGCCACGTGCGTCATCAACGGCTGGCCAGTGCGCGGCTACCTGGAGACCGGGCATCCGCTGCAGCAACTCGTGGCCGGCACCGTCCAGGAGCTCACCGGCGAGAAACCCGCCGGCGCCAGCACCGATGGCTGCGGGACCCCGCTGTTCGCCCTGACTTTGCGAGGCATGGCGCGCGCCTTTGGACGCCTGGCTTCCGCCGGCGCGCCTGACCGGATGGCTGAAGGAGACTCCCCCGCCCGGACCCCGGAAGCCGCCGTCGCGCACGCCATGCGCCAGCATCCCGAGATGGTGGCCGGCGAAGGCCGCGACGTCACCGCACTCATGCGCCTGGCGCCGGGACTCCTGGCCAAGGACGGGTTTGAAGGGGTCCAGCTCGTGGGGTTTCCCGACGGCCGTGCACTTGCCGTGAAGATTTCCGACGGCGGAGACCGGGCCCGCATGCCTGTCACCGTCCATGCGCTGAAGGCGCTCGACGTCGACACCGCACCGCTGGCGGGCATCGCCACCCAGGCCGTCCTGGGCGGCGGCCGTCCCGTCGGCCTCCTGCAGGCCACCGACTTCCTCCTCCGCCCCGAAACATTCCAAGGACAGCCATGA
- a CDS encoding FadR/GntR family transcriptional regulator, translated as MNLSDSRTAGQPANESTSAAGDPLPRLSAAEAVFNAIRSEIETGTVDVGAKLSSEATLAQRYGVSRSVVREALRSCTALGLTITRTGKGTFVIANQIAKDLALGHYSARDLNEARPHIEVPAAGLAAERRSAEQLEHLRDIIVAMTAEDDPEAWVGLDSSFHAAIARASGNKVFANIVTDIRDALTHQSETLNMVAARQHASDREHQNILQAIESGDAPAARDAMGAHLKAVGAALDSILGA; from the coding sequence GTGAACCTGTCAGACAGCCGGACAGCAGGGCAGCCTGCAAACGAGTCCACCAGCGCGGCCGGCGACCCGCTTCCACGGCTCAGCGCCGCCGAGGCTGTCTTTAATGCCATCCGCTCCGAGATCGAGACCGGAACCGTGGACGTGGGGGCGAAATTGAGCTCCGAAGCCACGCTCGCCCAGCGTTACGGGGTGAGCCGGTCGGTAGTCCGGGAGGCGCTGCGGTCCTGTACCGCCCTCGGGCTGACCATCACGCGGACCGGCAAGGGCACCTTTGTGATTGCCAACCAGATAGCCAAGGACCTCGCCCTGGGCCACTACTCCGCCCGGGATCTTAACGAAGCCCGGCCCCACATCGAAGTTCCGGCGGCCGGGCTCGCCGCGGAACGCCGCAGCGCGGAGCAACTGGAACATTTGCGCGACATCATCGTTGCCATGACCGCCGAGGACGATCCCGAAGCCTGGGTCGGCCTGGACTCCAGCTTCCACGCCGCCATCGCCCGCGCCAGCGGCAATAAGGTGTTTGCAAACATCGTGACGGACATCCGGGACGCCCTGACCCATCAGTCGGAAACCCTCAATATGGTCGCCGCCCGCCAGCACGCCTCGGATCGGGAACACCAGAACATCCTGCAGGCCATCGAATCCGGCGATGCGCCGGCGGCCCGCGACGCCATGGGCGCGCACCTGAAGGCAGTGGGAGCCGCTCTCGACTCGATCCTCGGCGCGTAA
- a CDS encoding L-lactate dehydrogenase — MSANPGTKLAIVGAGSVGTSLAYAALIRGSASHVAIYDVNATKADAEVLDLAHGTQFAAASATVTGGGDITAVDGADVVVITAGAKQAPGQTRLDLAGTNARILETLMPQLLQHAPDAVYVLVTNPCDVLTVAAQKISGLPAHRVFSSGTVLDTSRLRWLLAGRAGVALTSVHASMIGEHGDTEFPIWSGATIGPVPIRHWKSGGEEVFTPEYLAQAGREVTMAAYKVIAGKGATNYAIGLAGTRIVEALLRAENSVLPVSTVLNGQYGISGVALSLPSIVGHGGVSAVLDTPMDDGELTSLHHSADTLQKSLVALGVQGAN; from the coding sequence ATGTCAGCGAATCCGGGCACGAAACTAGCAATCGTCGGCGCAGGCAGTGTCGGCACTTCGCTCGCCTACGCGGCCCTGATCCGCGGCTCGGCCAGTCACGTCGCCATTTACGATGTGAACGCCACGAAGGCGGACGCCGAAGTCCTGGACCTGGCCCACGGAACGCAGTTCGCAGCCGCGTCCGCGACCGTCACCGGCGGCGGGGACATCACCGCAGTGGACGGAGCCGACGTCGTAGTCATCACGGCAGGTGCCAAGCAGGCGCCGGGACAGACGCGCCTGGACCTCGCCGGCACCAACGCCCGGATCCTCGAGACCCTCATGCCGCAACTGCTGCAACACGCTCCGGACGCCGTCTATGTCCTGGTCACCAACCCGTGCGATGTCCTGACCGTCGCGGCGCAGAAGATTTCCGGGCTGCCGGCGCACCGCGTCTTCTCCTCGGGCACCGTCCTGGACACCTCACGGCTGCGCTGGCTGCTGGCAGGCCGTGCCGGAGTTGCGCTGACAAGTGTGCACGCGAGCATGATCGGGGAGCACGGCGACACGGAGTTCCCCATCTGGTCCGGCGCCACGATCGGACCGGTGCCCATCCGGCACTGGAAGAGCGGCGGCGAGGAGGTCTTCACGCCCGAATACCTCGCCCAGGCCGGCCGGGAAGTCACGATGGCCGCGTACAAGGTCATCGCCGGCAAAGGTGCCACCAACTACGCGATCGGACTCGCCGGGACACGCATCGTGGAAGCCCTGCTTCGGGCCGAGAACTCGGTGCTTCCGGTCTCCACCGTGCTCAATGGCCAGTACGGCATTTCCGGGGTGGCGTTGTCGCTGCCCAGCATCGTGGGCCACGGCGGCGTCAGTGCGGTGCTGGACACCCCGATGGATGACGGGGAGCTCACGTCCCTGCACCATTCAGCCGATACGCTGCAAAAGAGCCTGGTCGCACTGGGGGTCCAAGGCGCAAATTGA
- a CDS encoding SDR family oxidoreductase — protein MTRTAGNSPPALGDAARYVHLDVTTPTDWDAAVQEAVDSFGGLSILVNNAGIVTFGRIDEYPHDEWTRIIEVNLTGVFNGIKAAVPALARAGAASIINVSSIAGLRGYAQIAGYTASKFGVRGLTKSAALDLGDMGIRVNSIHPGVIETPMTAGMAFDFAEMPVHRIGQPREVADLAVYLAGDESSFVTGAEFVIDGGDTAGTSIPPRDDSTDH, from the coding sequence TTGACGAGGACGGCGGGCAACTCGCCGCCGGCCCTCGGAGACGCAGCCCGCTACGTGCACCTGGACGTGACGACGCCGACGGACTGGGACGCGGCGGTGCAGGAAGCAGTAGACTCTTTCGGCGGACTCAGCATCCTGGTCAACAACGCCGGGATCGTGACCTTCGGCCGGATCGACGAATACCCGCACGACGAATGGACCCGGATCATCGAGGTCAACCTCACCGGCGTCTTCAACGGAATTAAGGCCGCCGTGCCGGCCCTGGCGCGCGCAGGCGCAGCATCCATCATCAATGTCTCCTCCATTGCCGGGCTCCGCGGCTATGCCCAGATCGCCGGGTACACGGCGTCGAAGTTTGGCGTCCGCGGTCTGACCAAATCGGCCGCCCTGGACCTCGGCGACATGGGCATCCGCGTCAATTCGATCCACCCTGGCGTCATCGAAACCCCCATGACGGCCGGCATGGCCTTCGACTTCGCAGAGATGCCGGTCCACCGGATCGGCCAGCCCCGGGAGGTGGCTGACCTCGCGGTGTATTTGGCCGGGGACGAGTCGTCCTTCGTCACAGGCGCGGAATTCGTGATCGACGGCGGCGACACGGCGGGGACGTCCATTCCGCCCCGCGATGATTCAACCGATCACTAG
- a CDS encoding helix-turn-helix transcriptional regulator, translating to MTDAFSERLAGEVRARRRSLGLAQRDLAGLAGLSERFVRSVEQGKPSVQLDSVLALLGTLGLELQLITRPSAAAQTGAQPAAQTGAQPAAQTGAQPDAHPRTPREDRP from the coding sequence GTGACCGACGCATTTTCGGAACGGCTGGCCGGCGAGGTGCGCGCCCGGCGTCGGAGCCTCGGTCTCGCCCAACGGGACCTCGCCGGGCTCGCCGGACTATCCGAACGCTTCGTCCGGTCCGTGGAGCAGGGCAAGCCGAGCGTCCAGCTCGACTCCGTGCTGGCGCTCCTGGGCACGCTGGGGCTGGAGCTGCAGCTCATAACCCGGCCCAGCGCCGCGGCGCAGACCGGCGCGCAGCCGGCGGCGCAGACCGGCGCGCAGCCGGCCGCGCAGACCGGCGCGCAGCCGGACGCGCA